Proteins from one Neodiprion fabricii isolate iyNeoFabr1 chromosome 5, iyNeoFabr1.1, whole genome shotgun sequence genomic window:
- the LOC124182690 gene encoding U2 snRNP-associated SURP motif-containing protein isoform X2: MADKAMMKQIAEQKLKAFSIGTMGKRPLSKKELEEQRKKEQEQAAAQAFEEFVATFQETPNKTSNKIWVKAGTYDAGKRQEDTREKGKLYKPQSKISELVDNKSSAEQAQEYARLLGSNERKLDRLGKKKKEGEKKKSNLELFKEELKMIQEEREERHKYKGVVKTVISAQTEDPMLAALKCVEDGSFDNGDPNTTNLYLGNLNPKITEQQLMEIFGKYGPLASIKIMWPRSDEEKARQRNCGFVAFMSRKDGERALKNLNGRDIMQYEMKLGWGKSVPIPPYPIYIPPALMEITQPPPPSGLPFNAQPHRRDRHKIPRIRNIQSADPEEKENIEKILQNAVVKVVIPTERNLVMLIHRMVEFVIREGPMFEAMIMNRELNNPMFRFLFENYSPAHTYYRWKLYSILQGDAQKEWHVDDFRMFKGGSVWRPPPINPWTQGMPDELIEMEERQEPRRGSLSNSQRDRLEDLLRNILPERIKVAETMVFCIEHAEAADEICDCIMESLSILQTPVNKKIARLYLISDILHNCGVKVTNATIYRKAFEVRLLDIFNEIHLAYKQLDSRLKAEGFKVRVMRMFRAWEEWAVYPRDFLVKLQNAFLGLVMADEPEQENDEDIDGAPLSDLEGDPGEDLDGVPLDGAALLKGALKHGLTPQPVTNYDDIDGVPMDEDIDGVPMEDEDAISAKARDDENKASMPAGFVPSRWETVDPDQVEAQAMTTSKWEELEQNDDSNSQDASMDSGGRDYNEERRNRLREIEVKTMQYQDELESGRRSLKPGMTIQAQVEHYRKKLIRKSEREMKDMKTEDRDEERRKEKRRSSTPESPSHQRDRRRGSPSPSSKSSNRYRSRSRSPRGKRRSRSPHKKRVQAPAPATPSPPRIRRSPSPSFSSSRLSRRSPGSERGDRKKRVRSPSMSPPPPPRTSSKHRGSSPPSPVPRKHRHKHKY, encoded by the exons ATGGCGGACAAGGCAATGATGAAG CAAATTGCTGAACAGAAGTTGAAAGCGTTCTCCATAGGCACGATGGGAAAGCGGCCTCTCAGCAAAAAGGAACTTGAAGAACAACGAAAAAAGGAACAAGAGCAGGCAGCGGCTCAG GCTTTTGAAGAGTTTGTCGCAACATTTCAAGAAACTCCCAACAAAACAAGTAATAAAATCTGGGTGAAGGCCGGAACTTACGATGCAGGAAAACGAC AGGAGGACACAAGGGAGAAGGGTAAACTTTACAAACCACAGTCAAAAATCTCTGAGCTCGTGGACAACAAATCCTCGGCTGAGCAAGCACAGGAATACGCACGACTGCTTGGTAGCAATGAGAGGAAACTCGACAGATTgggtaaaaagaagaaggagggtgaaaagaagaaaagcaaCCTGGAGCTCTTCAAGGAAGAACTTAAAATGATACAGGAAGAGCGGGAGGAAAGACACAAGTACAAGGGAGTAGTGAAAACAGTAATTTCAGCCCAAACTGAGGACCCGATGCTCGCCGCTCTCAAATGCGTCGAAG ATGGTTCCTTTGACAACGGAGATCCAAACACGACAAACTTGTACCTTGGTAATTTGAATCCAAAG ATCACAGAACAGCAGTTAATGGAAATATTTGGCAAATATGGACCGCTGGCCAGTATAAAAATCATGTGGCCTCGCAGCGATGAAGAAAAAGCCAGACAAAGGAATTGCGGTTTCGTTGCATTCATGAGTCGCAAGGATGGCGAACGAGCATTGAAAAATCTAAACG GACGTGATATAATGCaatatgaaatgaaactgGGTTGGGGTAAAAGCGTGCCCATCCCTCCATACCCGATATACATTCCGCCAGCTCTGATGGAGATAACACAGCCTCCGCCTCCGTCTGGCCTTCCGTTCAATGCACAGCCACACCGCCGCGACAGACACAAG ATACCACGTATTCGCAACATCCAGAGCGCAGACCCAGAGGAGAAGGAAAACATTGAAAAG ATTTTGCAGAATGCGGTTGTCAAAGTGGTTATCCCGACCGAAAG GAACTTAGTCATGTTGATACATAGAATGGTCGAGTTTGTCATTCGTGAAGGACCGATGTTTGAAGCCATGATCATGAATAGGGAATTGAATAACCCGATGTTCAG GTTTCTGTTCGAGAATTATTCTCCCGCACATACTTATTACCGATGGAAATTGTATTCAATATTGCAAGGTGACGCGCAGAAGGAATGGCACGTAGACGACTTCAGGATGTTCAAAGGGGGCAGCGTTTGGAGACCACCGCCAATAAATCCATGGACTCAGGGTATGCCGGACGAATTGATTGAAATGGAGGAGAGACAAGAACCACGTAGAGGAAGTCTGTCAAACAG CCAGAGAGACCGTCTAGAGGATTTGTTGCGCAACATATTACCGGAGCGAATAAAGGTAGCTGAGACGATGGTTTTCTGCATTGAGCACGCAGAAGCAGCCGACGAAATATGTGACTGCATAATGGAGTCCTTGTCAATACTTCAAACGCcagtgaacaaaaaaattgctagACTGTATTTGATATCGGATATACTTCACAACTGTGGTGTCAAAGTGACAAATGCTACAATATACAGGAAAGC ATTTGAAGTCAGGCTGCtcgatattttcaacgaaattcatCTAGCGTACAAGCAGCTAGACAGCAGACTCAAAGCTGAGGGATTCAAAGTTCGTGTGATGAGGATGTTTCGAGCGTGGGAAGAGTGGGCGGTTTACCCGCGAGACTTTTTAGTCAAGTTGCAAAATGCCTTTCTGGGTTTAGTTATG GCCGATGAACCCGAGCAAGAGAATGATGAGGATATCGACGGAGCGCCATTATCAGACTTGGAAGGTGATCCTGGTGAGGATTTAGATGGAGTCCCGCTTGACGGAGCTGCACTTCTCAAAGGCGCCTTGAAGCACGGTCTCACGCCTCAACCAGTTACTAATTACGATGATATTGACGGAGTGCCAA TGGATGAGGACATTGATGGAGTACCGATGGAGGACGAAGATGCTATCTCCGCGAAAGCCAGAGATGATGAGAACAAAGCATCCATGCCTGCAGGCTTTGTACCATCCAGATGGGAAACTGTGGATCCAGATCAG GTAGAAGCGCAAGCAATGACGACGAGCAAATGGGAAGAATTAGAACAAAACGATGATTCTAATTCTCAGGACGCTAGCATGGACTCAGG TGGGCGCGATTATAACGAGGAAAGACGGAACAGGCTAAGAGAAATTGAAGTGAAGACTATGCAGTACCAGGATGAACTGGAAAGTGGGAGAAGATCTCTGAAACCTGGAATGACGATACAAGCGCAGGTCGAACACTACAGAAAAAAACTTATTCGAAAA AGCGAACGAGAAATGAAAGATATGAAGACGGAGGACAGGGATGAAGAgcgtagaaaagaaaagaggcGAAGTTCCACACCGGAATCACCTAGTCATCAGAGAGACAGAAGACGCGGCTCTCCCAGTCCTTCATCGAAATCCAGCAACCGATACag atCAAGGAGCAGGTCGCCTCGCGGAAAGCGTAGATCTCGCTCTCCGCACAAGAAGAGGGTACAAGCACCAGCACCAGCGACACCGTCGCCTCCGCGAATCCGGCGTTCGCCTTCCCCGTCATTTTCCTCGTCAAGACTGTCCCGCCGATCTCCAGGCAGCGAGCGTGGCGATAGAAAAAAGCGAGTAAGATCACCGAGCATGTCGCCGCCACCACCCCCCAGGACATCTTCCAAACACAGAGGAAGCAGTCCGCCATCTCCGGTGCCGAGGAAGCACAGGCATAAGcataaatattga
- the LOC124182690 gene encoding U2 snRNP-associated SURP motif-containing protein isoform X1, with amino-acid sequence MADKAMMKQIAEQKLKAFSIGTMGKRPLSKKELEEQRKKEQEQAAAQAFEEFVATFQETPNKTSNKIWVKAGTYDAGKRQEDTREKGKLYKPQSKISELVDNKSSAEQAQEYARLLGSNERKLDRLGKKKKEGEKKKSNLELFKEELKMIQEEREERHKYKGVVKTVISAQTEDPMLAALKCVEGDGSFDNGDPNTTNLYLGNLNPKITEQQLMEIFGKYGPLASIKIMWPRSDEEKARQRNCGFVAFMSRKDGERALKNLNGRDIMQYEMKLGWGKSVPIPPYPIYIPPALMEITQPPPPSGLPFNAQPHRRDRHKIPRIRNIQSADPEEKENIEKILQNAVVKVVIPTERNLVMLIHRMVEFVIREGPMFEAMIMNRELNNPMFRFLFENYSPAHTYYRWKLYSILQGDAQKEWHVDDFRMFKGGSVWRPPPINPWTQGMPDELIEMEERQEPRRGSLSNSQRDRLEDLLRNILPERIKVAETMVFCIEHAEAADEICDCIMESLSILQTPVNKKIARLYLISDILHNCGVKVTNATIYRKAFEVRLLDIFNEIHLAYKQLDSRLKAEGFKVRVMRMFRAWEEWAVYPRDFLVKLQNAFLGLVMADEPEQENDEDIDGAPLSDLEGDPGEDLDGVPLDGAALLKGALKHGLTPQPVTNYDDIDGVPMDEDIDGVPMEDEDAISAKARDDENKASMPAGFVPSRWETVDPDQVEAQAMTTSKWEELEQNDDSNSQDASMDSGGRDYNEERRNRLREIEVKTMQYQDELESGRRSLKPGMTIQAQVEHYRKKLIRKSEREMKDMKTEDRDEERRKEKRRSSTPESPSHQRDRRRGSPSPSSKSSNRYRSRSRSPRGKRRSRSPHKKRVQAPAPATPSPPRIRRSPSPSFSSSRLSRRSPGSERGDRKKRVRSPSMSPPPPPRTSSKHRGSSPPSPVPRKHRHKHKY; translated from the exons ATGGCGGACAAGGCAATGATGAAG CAAATTGCTGAACAGAAGTTGAAAGCGTTCTCCATAGGCACGATGGGAAAGCGGCCTCTCAGCAAAAAGGAACTTGAAGAACAACGAAAAAAGGAACAAGAGCAGGCAGCGGCTCAG GCTTTTGAAGAGTTTGTCGCAACATTTCAAGAAACTCCCAACAAAACAAGTAATAAAATCTGGGTGAAGGCCGGAACTTACGATGCAGGAAAACGAC AGGAGGACACAAGGGAGAAGGGTAAACTTTACAAACCACAGTCAAAAATCTCTGAGCTCGTGGACAACAAATCCTCGGCTGAGCAAGCACAGGAATACGCACGACTGCTTGGTAGCAATGAGAGGAAACTCGACAGATTgggtaaaaagaagaaggagggtgaaaagaagaaaagcaaCCTGGAGCTCTTCAAGGAAGAACTTAAAATGATACAGGAAGAGCGGGAGGAAAGACACAAGTACAAGGGAGTAGTGAAAACAGTAATTTCAGCCCAAACTGAGGACCCGATGCTCGCCGCTCTCAAATGCGTCGAAGGTG ATGGTTCCTTTGACAACGGAGATCCAAACACGACAAACTTGTACCTTGGTAATTTGAATCCAAAG ATCACAGAACAGCAGTTAATGGAAATATTTGGCAAATATGGACCGCTGGCCAGTATAAAAATCATGTGGCCTCGCAGCGATGAAGAAAAAGCCAGACAAAGGAATTGCGGTTTCGTTGCATTCATGAGTCGCAAGGATGGCGAACGAGCATTGAAAAATCTAAACG GACGTGATATAATGCaatatgaaatgaaactgGGTTGGGGTAAAAGCGTGCCCATCCCTCCATACCCGATATACATTCCGCCAGCTCTGATGGAGATAACACAGCCTCCGCCTCCGTCTGGCCTTCCGTTCAATGCACAGCCACACCGCCGCGACAGACACAAG ATACCACGTATTCGCAACATCCAGAGCGCAGACCCAGAGGAGAAGGAAAACATTGAAAAG ATTTTGCAGAATGCGGTTGTCAAAGTGGTTATCCCGACCGAAAG GAACTTAGTCATGTTGATACATAGAATGGTCGAGTTTGTCATTCGTGAAGGACCGATGTTTGAAGCCATGATCATGAATAGGGAATTGAATAACCCGATGTTCAG GTTTCTGTTCGAGAATTATTCTCCCGCACATACTTATTACCGATGGAAATTGTATTCAATATTGCAAGGTGACGCGCAGAAGGAATGGCACGTAGACGACTTCAGGATGTTCAAAGGGGGCAGCGTTTGGAGACCACCGCCAATAAATCCATGGACTCAGGGTATGCCGGACGAATTGATTGAAATGGAGGAGAGACAAGAACCACGTAGAGGAAGTCTGTCAAACAG CCAGAGAGACCGTCTAGAGGATTTGTTGCGCAACATATTACCGGAGCGAATAAAGGTAGCTGAGACGATGGTTTTCTGCATTGAGCACGCAGAAGCAGCCGACGAAATATGTGACTGCATAATGGAGTCCTTGTCAATACTTCAAACGCcagtgaacaaaaaaattgctagACTGTATTTGATATCGGATATACTTCACAACTGTGGTGTCAAAGTGACAAATGCTACAATATACAGGAAAGC ATTTGAAGTCAGGCTGCtcgatattttcaacgaaattcatCTAGCGTACAAGCAGCTAGACAGCAGACTCAAAGCTGAGGGATTCAAAGTTCGTGTGATGAGGATGTTTCGAGCGTGGGAAGAGTGGGCGGTTTACCCGCGAGACTTTTTAGTCAAGTTGCAAAATGCCTTTCTGGGTTTAGTTATG GCCGATGAACCCGAGCAAGAGAATGATGAGGATATCGACGGAGCGCCATTATCAGACTTGGAAGGTGATCCTGGTGAGGATTTAGATGGAGTCCCGCTTGACGGAGCTGCACTTCTCAAAGGCGCCTTGAAGCACGGTCTCACGCCTCAACCAGTTACTAATTACGATGATATTGACGGAGTGCCAA TGGATGAGGACATTGATGGAGTACCGATGGAGGACGAAGATGCTATCTCCGCGAAAGCCAGAGATGATGAGAACAAAGCATCCATGCCTGCAGGCTTTGTACCATCCAGATGGGAAACTGTGGATCCAGATCAG GTAGAAGCGCAAGCAATGACGACGAGCAAATGGGAAGAATTAGAACAAAACGATGATTCTAATTCTCAGGACGCTAGCATGGACTCAGG TGGGCGCGATTATAACGAGGAAAGACGGAACAGGCTAAGAGAAATTGAAGTGAAGACTATGCAGTACCAGGATGAACTGGAAAGTGGGAGAAGATCTCTGAAACCTGGAATGACGATACAAGCGCAGGTCGAACACTACAGAAAAAAACTTATTCGAAAA AGCGAACGAGAAATGAAAGATATGAAGACGGAGGACAGGGATGAAGAgcgtagaaaagaaaagaggcGAAGTTCCACACCGGAATCACCTAGTCATCAGAGAGACAGAAGACGCGGCTCTCCCAGTCCTTCATCGAAATCCAGCAACCGATACag atCAAGGAGCAGGTCGCCTCGCGGAAAGCGTAGATCTCGCTCTCCGCACAAGAAGAGGGTACAAGCACCAGCACCAGCGACACCGTCGCCTCCGCGAATCCGGCGTTCGCCTTCCCCGTCATTTTCCTCGTCAAGACTGTCCCGCCGATCTCCAGGCAGCGAGCGTGGCGATAGAAAAAAGCGAGTAAGATCACCGAGCATGTCGCCGCCACCACCCCCCAGGACATCTTCCAAACACAGAGGAAGCAGTCCGCCATCTCCGGTGCCGAGGAAGCACAGGCATAAGcataaatattga